A single Lolium perenne isolate Kyuss_39 chromosome 6, Kyuss_2.0, whole genome shotgun sequence DNA region contains:
- the LOC127307813 gene encoding peroxisomal membrane protein PMP22, with protein sequence MAGGGGDAGGGDSLPRRAWKQYLLQLQLHPLRTKMITAGCLAGVSDSVAQKLSGYQSIEKRRLLLKMMFGFAHGGPFGHFLHKLLDYIFKGKKDTRTVAKKVLLEQITSSPWNNLLFLFYYGYVVEKRPFKEVKARVRKQYPSVQLSAWMFWPIVGWINHQYVPLQFRVIVHSFVACCWGIFLNLRARAASLKQS encoded by the exons ATGGCAGGAGGAGGCGGAGATGCAGGAGGAGGGGATTCGCTGCCTCGCAGGGCGTGGAAGCAGTACCTGCTCCAGCTGCAGCTCCACCCTCTCCGCACCAAG ATGATCACGGCGGGGTGCCTCGCCGGCGTCAGTGACTCCGTCGCGCAGAAGCTCTCCGGGTACCAGTCGATCGAGAAGCGCCGCCTCCTGCTCAAGATG ATGTTTGGATTCGCGCATGGAGGCCCATTTGGGCATTTCCTGCATAAATTGTTGGATTATATCTTTAAAGGAAAGAAGGATACCAGAACTGTTGCTAAGAAG GTGTTGCTGGAGCAGATCACCTCCTCTCCGTGGAACAACCTACTCTTCTTATTCTATTATGGATATGTTGTCGAGA AGAGGCCTTTCAAGGAGGTGAAGGCTAGGGTCAGGAAACAATATCCTTCAGTGCAGTTGTCTGCTTGGATG TTTTGGCCAATAGTTGGCTGGATAAACCATCAGTACGTGCCACTCCAGTTCCGGGTTATTGTCCACAGCTTCGTCGCATGTTGTTG GGGGATATTTCTCAACCTCCGCGCCAGGGCAGCTTCTTTGAAGCAGTCATAG